A window of Suncus etruscus isolate mSunEtr1 chromosome 4, mSunEtr1.pri.cur, whole genome shotgun sequence contains these coding sequences:
- the GPR63 gene encoding probable G-protein coupled receptor 63, with product MVFLAMLTASHPGTSNTTYIVYENTYMNMTAPPPFHHPSIGPLIRYSFETMAFTGMSSLMVNSTAVSPVPAAFESLNLPLQIILFALMIFILFVSFLGNLVVCLMVYQKAAMRSAINILLASLAFADMLLAVLNMPFALVTILTTRWIFGKFFCRVSAMFFWMFVIEGVAILLIISIDRFLIIVQKQDKLNPYRAKVLIAVSWATSFCIAFPLAVGNPDLQLPSRAPQCVFGYTTNPGYQAYVILISLISFFIPFLVILYSFMGILNTLRHNALRIHSYPEGICLSQASKLGLMSLQRPFQMSIDMGFKTRAFTTILILFAVFIVCWAPFTTYSLLATFNKQVYYQHNFFEISTWLLWLCYLKSALNPLIYYWRIKKFHDACLDMMPKSFKFLPKLPGHTRRRIRPSAIYVCSEHRTVV from the coding sequence ATGGTATTCTTAGCAATGTTGACTGCATCCCATCCGGGGACATCCAACACAACGTACATAGTGTATGAAAATACATACATGAATATGACAGCCCCTCCGCCATTCCACCATCCCAGCATTGGCCCACTGATTAGATATAGTTTTGAAACGATGGCTTTTACTGGGATGAGTTCCTTGATGgtaaatagcacagcggtatccCCAGTACCAGCAGCTTTTGAGAGCCTCAACTTGCCTCTCCAAATCATCCTTTTTGCTCTGATGATATTTATTCTCTTTGTGTCTTTTCTCGGGAACTTGGTTGTTTGCCTGATGGTTTACCAAAAAGCAGCCATGCGGTCTGCAATTAACATTCTCCTTGCAAGCCTGGCATTTGCAGATATGTTACTTGCCGTGCTGAACATGCCCTTTGCCTTGGTAACTATCCTTACTACTAGATGGATTTTTGGGAAATTTTTTTGTAGGGTGTCTGCTATGTTTTTCTGGATGTTTGTGATAGAAGGAGTAGCCATTTTGCTCATAATTAGTATAGATAGGTTTCTTATTATAGTTCAGAAGCAGGATAAGCTAAATCCATATAGGGCTAAAGTTCTCATTGCAGTCTCTTGGGCAACTTCTTTTTGTATAGCTTTCCCTTTGGCTGTAGGAAATCCTGACTTGCAGTTACCTTCCCGAGCCCCGCAGTGTGTATTTGGGTACACAACTAATCCAGGATACCAGGCTTATGTGATTTtgatttctctcatttctttcttcatacCCTTCTTGGTGATACTGTACTCATTTATGGGCATACTCAACACTCTTCGGCACAACGCTTTGAGGATCCATAGCTACCCTGAGGGTATATGTCTCAGCCAGGCTAGCAAGCTAGGTCTCATGAGTCTGCAGAGACCCTTCCAGATGAGCATTGACATGGGCTTTAAAACGCGTGCCTTCACCACCATTCTGATTCTCTTTGCTGTCTTCATAGTCTGCTGGGCCCCATTCACCACTTACAGCCTTTTGGCAACATTCAACAAGCAGGTTTATTATCAGCACAACTTTTTTGAGATTAGCACCTGGCTACTCTGGCTCTGCTACCTCAAATCTGCATTGAACCCACTGATTTACTACTGGAGGATTAAAAAATTCCATGACGCCTGCCTGGACATGATGCCGAAGTCCTTCAAGTTTTTGCCGAAGCTTCCTGGTCACACCAGGCGCCGGATTCGCCCCAGTGCTATCTATGTGTGTTCAGAACATCGGACAGTTGTGTGA